A portion of the Tachypleus tridentatus isolate NWPU-2018 unplaced genomic scaffold, ASM421037v1 Hic_cluster_1, whole genome shotgun sequence genome contains these proteins:
- the LOC143241910 gene encoding granulin-2-like, with protein sequence MKTAFLVLFSLVVLAGDAYAVVYCGNGWFCPDGNTCCLHPNGSFGCCPYRNAVCCCSGETCCQSLHSCSADSTRCNRCPSFAGAVRGDAPKATSIVAARKS encoded by the exons ATGAAGACCGCATTCCTGGTTCTGTTCTCTCTTGTCGTCCTAGCGGGAGACGCTTATG CTGTTGTTTACTGTGGAAATGGATGGTTCTGCCCTGACGGGAATACTTGTTGCTTGCATCCTAATGGCAGTTTTGGTTGTTGCCCATATCGCAATGCCGTCTGTTGCTGTAGTGGAGAAACATGTTGTCAGTCTCTGCATTCGTGTTCAGCAGATTCTACCAGATGTAATCGATGTCCATCCTTTGCTGGTGCAGTTCGGGGAGACGCACCGAAAGCGACATCTATTGTCGCTGCTAGGAAATCTTGA